From the genome of Pseudomonas hamedanensis:
GCTGCTCTCCAGCCTTGAGCACGATCGGCAAATGACTGGGCCGCTGGACGTGCTGATGGCGTTGCTCGCTGAAAGCGTTCATCACTACCTGGGTCATTTGCGCGTGGTCAAACAGATTGCCCGGGAGATTCAACATCCGTTCACCCGGGCAATGGACAACCAGCAGCTGGCGCAGATGTACAACCTGAGCGAAAGCCTCGTGTACTACGTGAATGCGATTCAGAGTAACGGAGCCGTTCTGACCCTGCTGAGAAACCACGGCCAGCGACAAGGCTTCAGTGACAGCCAACTGGATTCGTTAAACGACCTGATTGTGGAAAACGAACAAAGCTATCAGCTGGCCAAAATTCACGCGAAGGTGTTCGCCAACCTGATCGAGTCGCACGGCAACCTTGCGAACAACAGCATGAATCGGGCCTTGCGCAAGCTCACGCTCATCAATGTCGTGTTTCTTCCGTTGAACCTCATCGCCGGCATTGGTGGGATGTCGGAATTCAGCATGGCGACGTCCGGTATTCCATGGTGGGTCTCTTTTCCCGCGCTGATCGCATGCATGGGAGTCGTGGGTGCGGGAATGGTTTTCGCATTACGGCGAATGGCCTAACGAGGCCGCTATTTATAAATGTGCATTCGCTCAGGAGCAACCGATGCAATCTTCGGATATCGGTATGTTAATGCTGGTTGTAATCGCGGTTGTGGGTAGTCTGATCAGTATTCTCGACCATCGATCACAGTTCAAAGCCGACAAGCCCAAGCTACCTGTGAAAGACAAGGCCATCCGTATCAGCCCCCGGGAGCACTAAGGATTAACAATCAGGCCCGACGAAGCCGATGCTATCGCTCCCTCAGACTTTAAAAACCATAACCGGCTAGGAAGTAACTCAGGCCTCGGGTTCACCACAAGTTCTGCCTTATTCCTCTCCGTCTGAGAACGAGGATATCTGGGGGAAATTGACCGTAAACGTGGTGCCTCCTTCAGCAGTCGAGTGCACGGAGATATCGCCGCCGTGGGCCATAGCGATTTCCCGGACGATAAAGAGACCAAGTCCCACGCTACGGTGCTGACCATCCTGGTCTGAACCACGGGTCATCGGTTCGAAAAGCTTGGGCCGAGCAGACTCAGGAATCGCTGGGCCGAAGTTGTGAACCGAAATGCTCGCGCGGTTAACATCAAGGCTGGAGAGGACAGTGATCGGTTTTGTCAGGTCGCCGTAAGCCGCACTGTTGGCGACCAAGTTGCCAATGATCTGTTGTATGCGGTCAGAGTCGAGTTCGACACCTCCCCGCCCAACCGATTGATGCTTAAGATCGGCATCCGGAAAGGCCACCTGTAGCTCTGCGATGCTCTGAGCCACCACTGAATGCAAGGCAATGGCTGAACGCGAAACGGATATACCTCGTCCGACTCTGGCCAAGGCAAAATCCAGAAGATCAGCGATCATTCGATGCGCCCGATCGGTTGAGCTGCTGATATGGCTCAACATCAGCTTTTCTTTGCCGTCAGGCATTTTCCGACCGAGAATCTCTGCCGCCATTTTGATAGCCGTCAGCGGGTTCTTGAGGTCATGGCTGACGATCGCGACCATTTGCTCAGCGAATACCGCGCGACGCTGAGCTTTTTCATAAGCTTTGTTCAATTGCGTCTGCGCTTGCGACAATGCTGCTTCAGCAGCTACTTTATTCGCGAGAAGACCTTCTGCGAGTTGCCGAGCTTTCAATAGCTCACGTTCGTACTTATCCCGGTCGGTGGTGCAGAACAACGCCAACTGATAAACAACGCCGGACTCGAGCTGCTGACGAACGCCATTGAGGAGCATGGAAATTGTGGTCTTGTCTCGGTGAACTAGATCCAGTTTCACCTCGGCCACCGAACCTTGCATTTGGATCAGCGGCGACCAATGAGTTTGGTGAAAAATTCGTCCGCCGATCGTAAGCAGGTCTTGAAAGCGCCGGCCCTCCAGATCGGTCTTTTCCCAACCGATCCAGGTACAAAAAGTTTTATTGGCACGCAGGATGCTGCCGTCTTCCCGAGTCACGATCTGGCCGCACGGCGCATCGTCAAACAGCGACTGTTGATCGGGAATCAGGGACGTTTCACCGGCCATCGTCGCCTTCCGTCCAACGCGAAAGGAAACTGTCCATAGCTTCGGAGCATGCGCTTGGGACACTCATATGAGGACAGTGACCGACATTGGCAACTAGACAGAGGGTGCTATTGGGCAGGAT
Proteins encoded in this window:
- a CDS encoding magnesium transporter CorA family protein, with amino-acid sequence MIEGYSIQSGSLRCASKEGASIWLSVAPDAAEQSELQRCVGIGAQAIESSLDPDEVARIEIKPDQLFLIWKRPESFDGRAFNVSSFGVVLSEKRLVVICASNSLLSSLEHDRQMTGPLDVLMALLAESVHHYLGHLRVVKQIAREIQHPFTRAMDNQQLAQMYNLSESLVYYVNAIQSNGAVLTLLRNHGQRQGFSDSQLDSLNDLIVENEQSYQLAKIHAKVFANLIESHGNLANNSMNRALRKLTLINVVFLPLNLIAGIGGMSEFSMATSGIPWWVSFPALIACMGVVGAGMVFALRRMA
- a CDS encoding PAS domain-containing sensor histidine kinase; protein product: MAGETSLIPDQQSLFDDAPCGQIVTREDGSILRANKTFCTWIGWEKTDLEGRRFQDLLTIGGRIFHQTHWSPLIQMQGSVAEVKLDLVHRDKTTISMLLNGVRQQLESGVVYQLALFCTTDRDKYERELLKARQLAEGLLANKVAAEAALSQAQTQLNKAYEKAQRRAVFAEQMVAIVSHDLKNPLTAIKMAAEILGRKMPDGKEKLMLSHISSSTDRAHRMIADLLDFALARVGRGISVSRSAIALHSVVAQSIAELQVAFPDADLKHQSVGRGGVELDSDRIQQIIGNLVANSAAYGDLTKPITVLSSLDVNRASISVHNFGPAIPESARPKLFEPMTRGSDQDGQHRSVGLGLFIVREIAMAHGGDISVHSTAEGGTTFTVNFPQISSFSDGEE